In one window of Comamonas testosteroni DNA:
- a CDS encoding molybdenum cofactor biosynthesis protein MoaE — MTAARVSIQTQDFDLSAEIAALRAGDARVGAVCSFVGTVRDCNEGDAVSSMELEHYPGMTEKSIEAIIDKAVTRFGIYGARVIHRIGLLQPMDQIVLVAVTSAHRGKSFEACEYIMDYLKSEAPFWKKEQTEQGARWVDARISDEQALARWTR, encoded by the coding sequence ATGACTGCAGCACGTGTATCCATTCAGACCCAGGACTTTGACCTCTCGGCCGAGATTGCCGCCCTGCGCGCCGGCGATGCACGCGTGGGCGCGGTCTGCAGCTTTGTCGGCACGGTGCGCGACTGCAACGAGGGCGATGCCGTCTCCAGCATGGAGCTTGAGCATTACCCCGGCATGACCGAGAAGTCGATCGAGGCCATCATCGACAAGGCCGTGACGCGCTTTGGTATCTATGGGGCGCGCGTGATTCACCGTATCGGCCTGCTGCAGCCCATGGACCAGATCGTGCTGGTGGCCGTGACCAGCGCCCACCGCGGCAAATCCTTCGAGGCCTGCGAATACATCATGGATTATCTGAAGTCCGAAGCGCCGTTCTGGAAAAAAGAGCAGACCGAGCAGGGCGCACGCTGGGTGGATGCTCGCATCAGTGACGAGCAGGCGCTGGCGCGCTGGACCCGTTAA
- a CDS encoding GIY-YIG nuclease family protein yields the protein MTSSLHPQARRALTRDYKQAFPAMGIYAVRCDAADLLRLGASRNVDAILNRLRFELSNGSRRDVALAQAWARHGAQAFRFEVLDRVKEREDPLFDYDAELQALLSLWQQELQGVQP from the coding sequence ATGACTTCATCTCTTCATCCCCAGGCGCGGCGCGCGCTGACGCGGGACTACAAACAGGCGTTTCCCGCCATGGGCATCTACGCGGTGCGCTGCGATGCCGCCGACCTGTTGCGCCTGGGTGCCAGCCGCAATGTGGACGCAATACTCAACCGCCTGCGGTTCGAGCTGAGCAATGGCTCCCGGCGCGATGTGGCCCTGGCCCAGGCCTGGGCGCGCCATGGCGCGCAGGCATTTCGTTTTGAGGTACTGGACCGCGTGAAGGAGCGCGAGGATCCCTTGTTCGACTATGACGCCGAACTTCAGGCTCTGCTGTCCCTGTGGCAACAAGAGCTGCAAGGGGTGCAGCCATGA